Proteins from one Pseudomonas grandcourensis genomic window:
- a CDS encoding CaiB/BaiF CoA-transferase family protein, whose amino-acid sequence MSIKSEIPNKGPLSGIRVIDATHMLAGPYSTWLLAMLGADVIKIERPQGGDYTRSVAPFKDEESIYFNSVNRNKRSVALNLKEEEGKAVLRQLLTTADVFIENNRAGAMERLGFGYEAVSELNPQLVYAAISGFGQDGPYKHLPSFDVVAQAMSGMMSITGEEFGPPARVGISLGDIGSGLFTTVGVLAALVGRGQEGGKGAFIDISMLDCQLAMMENAVARFLQVGDLPRRLGSRHALIAPFQAFATADEPIAICVDTEEQWQRMCIAMQRPEWIDDQLLRDGPLRAQNHAHLESLMTSRLQERGREYWMKSLQEADVPCSPINTVAEAIADPQVQHRGMIVEVPAQSGNCYVKHPVHMPYTEMVEEKPSPGLGEHSVSVLQELGYSDGQISAFKARGVI is encoded by the coding sequence ATGTCGATTAAATCTGAAATACCCAACAAAGGGCCTCTAAGCGGTATACGTGTAATTGATGCGACTCATATGTTGGCAGGGCCTTATTCAACTTGGCTGCTCGCGATGCTCGGGGCTGATGTCATCAAGATTGAGCGGCCGCAAGGCGGGGACTACACCCGCAGCGTTGCGCCGTTCAAAGACGAGGAAAGTATCTACTTCAATAGCGTCAACCGGAACAAACGCAGCGTCGCGCTGAACTTGAAAGAGGAGGAGGGCAAAGCTGTTCTTCGCCAGTTACTGACGACGGCTGACGTGTTCATTGAAAACAACCGGGCGGGGGCGATGGAACGATTGGGGTTCGGTTATGAAGCCGTGAGTGAGTTGAACCCGCAATTGGTTTACGCCGCAATTTCAGGTTTTGGGCAGGATGGCCCTTATAAACATTTGCCATCTTTTGACGTGGTCGCACAGGCGATGTCCGGCATGATGAGCATTACCGGTGAAGAGTTCGGACCACCTGCACGCGTGGGCATTTCGCTAGGCGATATCGGGTCTGGCTTATTCACCACCGTCGGTGTGCTGGCAGCGCTGGTGGGCAGGGGGCAGGAGGGCGGAAAGGGGGCGTTTATCGATATTTCGATGCTCGATTGCCAGCTGGCAATGATGGAAAACGCTGTTGCACGCTTCCTGCAGGTGGGTGATCTTCCGCGCCGTCTGGGCAGTCGCCACGCGCTGATCGCGCCGTTCCAGGCTTTCGCTACCGCCGACGAACCGATTGCCATCTGTGTTGATACCGAAGAGCAGTGGCAACGGATGTGCATCGCGATGCAGCGACCTGAGTGGATAGATGATCAGCTGCTGCGTGACGGTCCGCTGCGCGCGCAGAATCACGCTCATCTGGAGTCCTTGATGACTTCGAGATTACAAGAGCGCGGCCGTGAGTACTGGATGAAGTCGCTTCAGGAGGCCGACGTACCCTGCAGCCCGATCAACACGGTCGCCGAGGCAATCGCCGATCCGCAGGTGCAACATCGCGGCATGATTGTCGAGGTGCCGGCCCAATCGGGAAACTGCTACGTCAAGCATCCGGTGCATATGCCCTACACCGAAATGGTCGAAGAAAAACCCTCGCCGGGTTTGGGGGAGCACAGTGTCAGTGTTTTGCAGGAACTGGGCTATTCAGATGGACAGATCTCGGCATTCAAAGCTAGAGGAGTGATCTGA
- a CDS encoding enoyl-CoA hydratase — MKIEESAEIFRLRRGSVEWVIFNRPHALNAMSPGMEEALTGIFQELTLDASVKALVLTGATGARPSFMAGADFGALEDAKTTAEFLELEGHSETLIHSLEALTFPTVAAIAGPCVGGGALIAAACDVRIISRSARFGFPIARTVGNCLSALNYQRLVDLFGTAMTKEMVFSARLLDASALMASGAFRELVDEDALEAAAERVSEHLVQLAPLTLWATKTTLRRLRDAQVASVEDEDVLLRCYHSADFREGVAAFQQKRPPAWKGL, encoded by the coding sequence ATGAAAATCGAAGAGAGCGCCGAAATTTTTCGGTTACGACGAGGGAGTGTTGAATGGGTCATCTTCAATCGACCTCACGCCTTGAACGCGATGTCGCCTGGAATGGAAGAGGCGTTGACCGGGATTTTTCAAGAGCTGACACTCGATGCATCAGTCAAGGCGCTGGTTCTGACCGGCGCAACGGGCGCGCGCCCCTCCTTCATGGCGGGGGCAGATTTCGGCGCTCTGGAGGATGCGAAAACGACAGCTGAGTTTCTTGAACTCGAAGGTCACAGTGAAACGCTCATCCATTCTCTTGAAGCGCTGACATTTCCAACCGTTGCCGCCATCGCGGGTCCGTGTGTGGGTGGGGGGGCACTTATCGCGGCAGCTTGTGACGTGCGCATCATCAGCCGTTCAGCCAGATTTGGATTTCCCATTGCACGAACGGTTGGCAACTGCCTCAGCGCCCTGAACTATCAGCGTCTTGTCGATTTGTTCGGCACAGCAATGACAAAAGAAATGGTGTTCAGCGCACGTCTGCTGGACGCCTCGGCGCTTATGGCAAGCGGGGCGTTCAGGGAGTTGGTGGACGAAGACGCGTTGGAAGCTGCGGCCGAGCGCGTATCGGAGCATTTGGTGCAGCTTGCGCCACTGACGCTATGGGCCACCAAAACTACGTTGCGGCGACTTCGAGACGCGCAAGTAGCAAGTGTCGAGGATGAGGATGTGTTGTTGCGTTGCTATCACTCTGCTGATTTTCGTGAAGGCGTTGCAGCGTTTCAGCAAAAACGTCCACCAGCGTGGAAAGGGCTTTAG
- a CDS encoding LysR family transcriptional regulator: protein MRSTHGKKFDLNLLLAFDALLKERNVSRAGEHLGLTQSAMSHALRRLREFYEDPLFVRIGDAMKPTPFAEEMGDSVLEIVSAVQHRLLAQASFSPMSSTRVFSLCMTDMGELVFLPRLISELQKVAPHCRIRTSQLPTEHIANSLERGDTDLAIGSHYIQDPNLFQQELFKHSFCSIVSTMYPGNEVDLEQFLSMKHVSVVLSDSSTRYDQFIDELGHQREIYLTTPHFITVPMILEKNPNLIATVPGDLGQTFRRYNAVKVIKTPIKSPSLHLRQYWHPRHHHDPGNIWLRQLVKLLFDKYMS from the coding sequence ATGCGCAGTACTCATGGTAAAAAATTCGATTTGAATCTCTTGCTAGCGTTCGATGCGCTTCTGAAAGAGCGCAATGTATCTCGAGCAGGAGAGCATCTTGGTTTGACGCAGAGCGCCATGAGCCATGCACTACGACGTCTCCGGGAGTTTTATGAAGACCCCCTCTTCGTCCGTATTGGCGATGCGATGAAGCCGACGCCTTTCGCAGAGGAGATGGGGGATTCAGTTCTGGAGATCGTATCCGCCGTACAGCACAGGCTGTTGGCGCAGGCCAGTTTCAGCCCTATGTCTTCCACCAGGGTCTTCAGCCTTTGTATGACGGATATGGGCGAGTTGGTATTTTTGCCCCGGCTGATTTCAGAACTTCAGAAGGTGGCCCCTCATTGCCGAATACGAACATCGCAACTACCCACCGAGCATATAGCTAACTCACTGGAGAGAGGTGATACAGACCTGGCTATAGGGTCACACTACATCCAGGACCCTAACCTTTTTCAACAAGAACTGTTTAAACACTCTTTTTGCTCTATCGTCAGTACCATGTACCCTGGTAACGAAGTAGACCTTGAACAATTCCTGAGCATGAAACATGTTTCCGTCGTTCTGTCAGACAGTAGTACACGCTACGACCAGTTTATCGACGAATTGGGGCATCAACGAGAAATTTACCTTACAACCCCACACTTTATAACGGTCCCGATGATACTGGAGAAAAACCCGAATCTAATCGCAACCGTGCCCGGTGACCTGGGGCAAACATTCCGACGCTACAATGCGGTCAAGGTAATTAAAACCCCGATCAAGTCCCCCAGCTTGCACCTGCGACAGTATTGGCACCCGCGCCATCATCATGACCCCGGAAATATATGGCTTCGCCAGTTGGTCAAGCTTCTTTTCGACAAGTATATGAGTTGA